The following are from one region of the Actinomyces sp. oral taxon 897 genome:
- a CDS encoding acetylornithine transaminase, whose amino-acid sequence MSTSATPATTPPATRSWRERYRQAVMPTFGTPARVLVRGRGAHVWDADGVEYTDLLAGIAVNCLGHAHPALVAAVSEQMSTLGHVSNLFTTPGQIRLAEELARIVYPGSGPDQTTVFLANSGTEANEAAFKIARRHGGAARPRVLALQGAFHGRTMGSLALTHKAAYREPFEPLPAGVEFLPAGDVGALEAALGPDVAALVVEPIQGEAGVRELPEGYLRAAREATARSGALLVVDEVQTGMGRTGAWMAHHLLAPGVTPDVVTLAKGLGGGFPVGAVVAHGQAARLLGPGQHGTTFGGNPVACAAALAVIDTLEHDGLLARAARLGRSWAGQLAALEGVAEVRGRGLLLGVGLEERVGPAGEVAEELAGRGFIVNAPRPDTLRLAPPLILPEADAQAFTAVLGRVLGERVGAASGGPG is encoded by the coding sequence GTGAGCACGAGCGCGACACCGGCTACCACCCCGCCCGCCACCCGCTCCTGGCGCGAGCGCTACCGCCAGGCGGTCATGCCCACCTTCGGCACTCCCGCCCGGGTCCTCGTGCGCGGTCGGGGCGCCCACGTCTGGGACGCCGACGGGGTGGAGTACACCGACCTGCTGGCAGGTATCGCCGTGAACTGCCTGGGGCACGCCCACCCCGCCCTGGTGGCGGCCGTCAGCGAGCAGATGTCCACCTTGGGGCACGTGTCCAACCTGTTCACCACCCCGGGGCAGATCCGCCTGGCCGAGGAGCTGGCCAGGATCGTCTACCCGGGCTCCGGGCCCGACCAGACCACCGTCTTCCTGGCCAACTCGGGCACGGAGGCCAACGAGGCCGCCTTCAAGATCGCCCGCCGCCACGGCGGGGCCGCCCGCCCCCGGGTCCTGGCCCTCCAGGGCGCCTTCCACGGCCGCACCATGGGGTCCCTGGCCCTGACCCACAAGGCCGCCTACCGCGAGCCCTTCGAGCCCCTGCCCGCAGGGGTGGAGTTCCTCCCCGCGGGTGACGTCGGGGCGCTGGAGGCGGCCCTGGGTCCGGACGTGGCCGCGCTGGTCGTCGAGCCCATCCAGGGCGAGGCGGGGGTGCGTGAGCTCCCCGAGGGCTACCTCCGGGCCGCGCGGGAGGCCACCGCCAGGTCCGGGGCGCTGCTGGTGGTCGACGAGGTCCAGACCGGTATGGGGCGCACCGGCGCCTGGATGGCCCACCACCTGCTGGCCCCGGGCGTGACCCCGGACGTGGTGACCCTGGCCAAGGGCTTGGGCGGCGGGTTCCCCGTCGGCGCCGTGGTGGCCCACGGCCAGGCGGCCCGCCTGCTGGGCCCCGGCCAGCACGGCACCACCTTCGGCGGGAACCCGGTGGCCTGCGCCGCCGCCCTGGCCGTCATCGACACCCTGGAGCACGATGGCCTGCTGGCCCGCGCGGCACGCCTGGGCCGGTCCTGGGCGGGCCAGCTGGCCGCCCTGGAGGGCGTGGCCGAGGTGCGGGGCCGGGGCCTGCTGCTGGGCGTCGGGCTGGAGGAGCGGGTGGGCCCGGCCGGCGAGGTGGCGGAGGAGCTCGCCGGGCGCGGGTTCATTGTCAACGCGCCGCGCCCTGACACGCTGCGCCTGGCCCCGCCCCTGATCCTGCCGGAGGCGGACGCGCAGGCCTTTACCGCGGTCCTGGGGCGGGTCCTGGGGGAGCGGGTGGGGGCCGCCAGCGGCGGGCCGGGATGA
- a CDS encoding arginine repressor — MTSLPDRMDTLVAVPATKAARHAIIVQVLSKERIRSQAQLRQVLAERGVLTTQATLSRDLVELRATKVRSAGGNQVYAIPQAGAPGQVGPGAPLPERTLEEHVTARLARWCADLLVTAEWAGSQLVLRTPAGAAQLLASAVDDAMIPEVLGCIGGDDTVLVITHSNAAAERVGAHLLALAESGNR; from the coding sequence ATGACGTCACTTCCTGACCGCATGGACACCCTGGTCGCCGTCCCGGCCACCAAAGCAGCCCGCCACGCCATTATCGTCCAGGTCCTGAGCAAGGAACGTATCCGCTCCCAGGCCCAGCTCCGCCAGGTCCTGGCCGAGCGGGGGGTGCTGACCACCCAGGCCACGCTCTCACGCGACCTCGTGGAGCTTCGGGCCACCAAGGTCCGCTCGGCCGGGGGGAACCAGGTCTACGCCATCCCCCAGGCCGGTGCCCCGGGGCAGGTCGGTCCGGGCGCGCCCCTGCCGGAGAGGACCCTGGAGGAGCACGTCACCGCCCGTCTGGCCCGGTGGTGCGCCGACCTCCTGGTCACCGCCGAGTGGGCGGGCAGCCAGCTCGTCCTGCGCACCCCCGCCGGAGCCGCCCAGCTCCTGGCCAGCGCGGTCGATGACGCCATGATACCCGAGGTCCTGGGCTGCATCGGCGGGGACGACACCGTCCTGGTGATCACCCACTCCAACGCCGCCGCTGAGCGCGTGGGCGCCCACCTGCTGGCCCTGGCCGAGTCGGGTAACCGCTGA
- a CDS encoding argininosuccinate synthase, translating into MSTHKDRVVLAYSGGLDTSVAIGWIEEATGREVVAVAVDVGQGGEDLEVIRQRALDCGAVEAYVADAREEFASEYCMPALKANALYEGTYPLVSALSRPVIAKHLVKAARQFGAHTVAHGCTGKGNDQVRFEVSITSMAPDMDCISPVRDLALTRDVAIDYAEKHHLPIETTKHNPFSIDQNVWGRAIETGFLEDLWNAPTKDVYVYTDDPTYPPLPDEVTITFRQGIPVAIDGREVTPLQAVQEMNRRAGAQGVGRIDMVEDRLVGIKSREIYEAPGAVALIEAHRALEAVTLERLQRRYKRQMEQVWGELVYEAQWYSPLKRSMDAFIEDTQRYVNGDIRMVLHGGRATVNGRRTDTGLYDFNLATYETGDTFDQSSSRGFIEIYGMQSKLAAARDVRLGGVGF; encoded by the coding sequence ATGAGCACCCACAAGGACCGCGTCGTCCTGGCGTACTCCGGCGGCCTGGACACCTCCGTCGCCATTGGCTGGATCGAGGAGGCCACCGGCCGTGAGGTCGTGGCCGTGGCCGTCGACGTCGGCCAGGGAGGGGAGGACCTTGAGGTGATCCGTCAGCGGGCCCTGGACTGCGGGGCCGTGGAGGCCTACGTGGCTGACGCCCGTGAGGAGTTCGCGTCCGAGTACTGCATGCCCGCCCTGAAGGCCAACGCCCTCTACGAGGGCACCTACCCGCTGGTCTCCGCCCTGTCCCGCCCGGTCATCGCCAAGCACCTGGTCAAGGCCGCCCGCCAGTTCGGGGCCCACACGGTGGCCCACGGCTGCACCGGCAAGGGGAACGACCAGGTGCGCTTCGAGGTCTCTATTACCTCCATGGCCCCGGACATGGACTGCATCTCACCGGTACGCGACCTGGCCCTGACCCGTGACGTGGCCATTGACTACGCCGAGAAGCACCACCTGCCCATTGAGACCACCAAGCACAACCCCTTCTCCATCGACCAGAACGTGTGGGGCCGCGCCATTGAGACCGGGTTCCTGGAGGACCTGTGGAACGCCCCCACCAAGGACGTCTACGTCTACACCGACGACCCCACCTACCCGCCCCTGCCCGACGAGGTGACCATTACCTTCCGGCAGGGGATCCCGGTGGCCATCGACGGGCGCGAGGTCACCCCGCTCCAGGCCGTCCAGGAGATGAACCGGCGTGCGGGGGCCCAGGGCGTGGGGCGCATTGACATGGTGGAGGACCGGCTGGTGGGCATTAAGTCCCGCGAGATCTACGAGGCCCCCGGGGCGGTGGCCCTCATTGAGGCCCATCGGGCCCTGGAGGCCGTCACCCTGGAGCGTCTTCAGCGCCGCTACAAGCGCCAGATGGAGCAGGTCTGGGGCGAGCTGGTCTACGAGGCCCAGTGGTACTCCCCGCTCAAGCGCTCCATGGACGCCTTTATCGAGGACACCCAGAGGTACGTCAACGGGGACATCCGCATGGTGCTGCACGGCGGGAGGGCCACCGTCAACGGACGCAGGACCGATACCGGGCTGTACGACTTCAACCTGGCCACCTACGAGACCGGGGACACCTTCGACCAGTCCTCCTCGCGCGGCTTCATTGAGATCTACGGAATGCAGTCCAAACTCGCCGCGGCCCGCGACGTGCGCCTGGGCGGCGTCGGCTTCTGA
- a CDS encoding variant leucine-rich repeat-containing protein, with translation MTSTPSPTTPPRDPDAEALSNPHTPAAELARIAATRPDLHPAIAAHPHCYPALHQWITHYQATTTTNPTPAAGSAPANTLATSLAPATVPATAGTTTPQGDQAQTTPYPAPTTDTSTPALTITDNQTPRTTHPQGPSRRTINRALPLLAGGAALATLGGISTWSLSHYLSEEPQDPTEEEPQTKHGTFSMSALSPDFARGATRTWSIDSFRGMCTSPQGDYVFGLHGTLEDTEPSSYRLYPIDGSGVGEPVEVAASHWDWDDFQHGHHSVHTSWWGSYPLLVDKIIDPRSGGVTPVPWDTSSHVFLGALDNDTALLLKVPPYQDGDGAEAEGPIIAVNRQMQETWRTNEAYVLASFDPARPDVLIGYRSSRTRAGGDRGTITPHLIDITTGATTATLTPLVEPSERGIILATDGVVVVTTAPEHTAQARAFGWDGALQWEQTGQYARIVFDGVPSVDVVQRSLTSLNGATAVVAENGVALVQNGDGTFSRRGDAGDAGPSLSLGDDNIFSGGRYKIDFTVLADGSAAVCWASRRSSVNLVDASTGRPVQDIPSAVLLSRVVGGLSWVVDGRQYASSLPDVQASPLGDPGHLLVMEEKGATFCTTCYVPA, from the coding sequence ATGACCAGCACCCCATCACCTACCACGCCACCCCGAGACCCCGACGCCGAGGCCCTGAGCAACCCGCACACCCCCGCCGCCGAGCTCGCCCGCATAGCCGCAACCCGCCCCGACCTCCACCCGGCCATTGCCGCCCACCCCCACTGCTACCCCGCCCTCCACCAGTGGATCACCCACTACCAGGCCACCACAACCACCAACCCGACCCCGGCCGCGGGCTCGGCCCCCGCCAACACTCTGGCCACCAGTCTGGCCCCAGCCACCGTCCCGGCCACCGCGGGGACCACGACCCCGCAAGGCGACCAGGCCCAGACCACCCCCTACCCAGCACCCACCACAGACACCAGCACCCCCGCTCTGACCATCACCGACAACCAGACCCCGCGGACCACACACCCCCAGGGCCCGTCCCGACGCACCATCAACCGAGCACTCCCCCTCCTCGCAGGCGGAGCCGCCCTAGCCACCCTAGGCGGCATCAGCACCTGGAGCCTCTCCCACTACCTCTCAGAAGAACCCCAGGACCCCACAGAAGAGGAACCACAGACAAAACACGGAACGTTCTCCATGTCCGCCCTGTCACCAGACTTCGCCCGGGGCGCTACCCGAACCTGGAGCATTGACTCATTCAGGGGCATGTGCACATCCCCCCAGGGTGACTACGTGTTCGGTCTCCACGGTACCCTAGAGGACACGGAGCCGAGTTCCTACCGTCTTTACCCGATTGACGGTTCCGGCGTCGGGGAACCGGTCGAGGTGGCGGCGTCGCACTGGGACTGGGACGACTTTCAGCACGGTCACCACAGTGTGCATACGTCATGGTGGGGGAGCTATCCCCTGCTCGTTGACAAGATCATCGATCCGCGCAGCGGGGGCGTGACCCCCGTCCCCTGGGACACCTCCTCTCACGTCTTCCTGGGGGCGCTCGACAATGACACCGCCCTCCTGCTGAAGGTGCCACCGTACCAGGACGGGGACGGAGCGGAGGCAGAAGGTCCTATTATCGCGGTCAACCGTCAGATGCAGGAAACCTGGCGCACAAACGAGGCCTATGTGTTGGCCTCCTTCGACCCGGCCCGCCCCGACGTCCTCATAGGCTACCGGTCGTCGCGCACCCGTGCCGGTGGCGACCGTGGCACTATTACCCCGCACCTGATTGACATTACGACAGGAGCGACCACGGCGACCCTGACACCGCTCGTCGAGCCGAGTGAGCGCGGCATTATCCTGGCCACGGACGGGGTCGTCGTGGTCACTACGGCGCCAGAGCACACGGCCCAAGCCCGCGCCTTTGGCTGGGACGGCGCACTGCAGTGGGAGCAGACCGGGCAGTACGCGCGCATCGTCTTCGACGGCGTCCCCTCAGTCGACGTCGTCCAACGCTCACTGACCAGCCTTAACGGGGCGACGGCCGTTGTGGCGGAGAACGGCGTCGCCCTGGTCCAGAACGGGGACGGGACCTTCAGCCGCCGGGGCGACGCCGGGGACGCGGGCCCCTCCCTCAGCCTGGGGGACGACAACATCTTCAGCGGGGGGAGGTACAAGATCGACTTCACGGTCCTGGCGGACGGGTCGGCCGCCGTGTGCTGGGCCAGCAGGAGGTCGTCGGTGAACCTCGTGGACGCCTCCACCGGCAGGCCGGTGCAGGACATACCGTCAGCCGTCCTGCTCTCCCGGGTCGTGGGCGGACTCTCCTGGGTCGTGGACGGGAGGCAGTACGCGAGCAGCCTGCCGGACGTGCAGGCTAGCCCGCTGGGCGACCCCGGCCACCTGCTCGTCATGGAGGAGAAGGGCGCTACCTTCTGCACCACCTGCTACGTCCCCGCATAG
- a CDS encoding O-antigen ligase family protein produces the protein MSSRPRLMPALGTWASFLTFSGQGVRNIVGWTLFGVIAAISTVILLVVFLREGHRVPLRALPPVACAYTVLCVLSLVWSQFPAETALAAALMVATSAVGILLACSLSLRELTVALGRALEATIALSLVLEAWVALVLHHPLAPLYMRNWDVIPSSYYWSDGLLFQGGPIQGIIGNRNPLAFVALLTLICVVVRWRDHQISNSHLVVWSALCLLTLALTRSATVTVATMVCGGLAFLLWCLRRLGGARRRRALVMAAGAAMVAGALSLVCNQTIIMLLGRSPDASGRWVIWERVIALWQQRPILGWGWIMYWEPWIPMFQTLVIRPDGTPTMSAHNAYVEALFQTGVIGALLIVLLMAQLLIQTGRLALRYLDSDSSVLLPVLLTTALAVQALSESRLLSEGNWMVVCALATWLGLHRMVEKTASRWRPSSDATRSIYLPTSSRRSERMLVP, from the coding sequence ATGAGCTCACGGCCCAGGCTCATGCCCGCGCTGGGCACCTGGGCCTCCTTCCTGACCTTCTCCGGCCAGGGAGTGCGCAATATCGTCGGGTGGACCCTGTTCGGGGTCATCGCCGCCATCAGCACTGTCATCCTCCTGGTCGTCTTCCTGCGTGAGGGGCACCGCGTCCCCCTGCGCGCCCTACCGCCAGTGGCCTGTGCCTACACCGTCCTGTGCGTCCTCAGCCTCGTCTGGTCGCAGTTCCCGGCGGAGACCGCGCTCGCAGCCGCGCTCATGGTGGCTACGAGCGCGGTCGGCATTCTGCTGGCCTGCAGCCTGTCGCTGCGTGAGCTCACCGTCGCGCTGGGACGTGCCCTGGAGGCGACGATCGCCCTGAGCCTGGTCCTGGAGGCCTGGGTCGCCCTGGTCCTGCACCACCCCCTGGCGCCCCTGTACATGCGGAACTGGGACGTGATCCCGTCGTCCTACTACTGGAGCGACGGGCTGCTCTTTCAGGGTGGACCGATCCAGGGGATCATCGGCAACCGCAACCCCCTGGCCTTCGTGGCCCTGCTGACCCTCATCTGCGTGGTCGTACGATGGCGCGACCACCAGATCAGCAACTCCCACCTCGTCGTGTGGTCCGCCCTGTGCCTGCTCACCCTGGCGCTGACCCGTTCGGCCACCGTCACCGTGGCCACGATGGTGTGCGGGGGGCTCGCCTTCCTGCTGTGGTGCCTGCGCAGGCTGGGGGGCGCCAGGCGTCGGCGGGCGCTCGTCATGGCCGCAGGGGCGGCCATGGTGGCGGGGGCCCTGTCGCTGGTCTGCAACCAGACCATCATTATGCTCCTGGGGCGCTCGCCCGACGCCAGCGGACGGTGGGTGATCTGGGAGCGGGTGATCGCGCTGTGGCAGCAGCGTCCCATCCTCGGCTGGGGGTGGATCATGTACTGGGAGCCCTGGATCCCCATGTTCCAGACCCTGGTCATCCGTCCTGACGGCACCCCTACCATGAGCGCGCACAACGCCTACGTCGAGGCGCTGTTCCAGACCGGCGTCATTGGCGCGCTGCTCATTGTCCTGCTCATGGCCCAGCTGCTGATCCAGACGGGGCGGCTGGCGCTGCGCTACCTGGACTCCGACTCCTCCGTCCTCCTGCCCGTCCTGCTGACTACGGCCCTGGCGGTGCAGGCACTCAGCGAGTCCCGCCTGCTCTCGGAGGGCAACTGGATGGTCGTCTGCGCCCTGGCTACCTGGCTGGGGCTTCACCGTATGGTCGAGAAGACGGCAAGCCGCTGGCGTCCCTCGTCAGACGCCACCCGCAGTATCTACCTCCCGACAAGCTCCCGTCGCAGCGAGCGCATGCTCGTGCCCTAG
- a CDS encoding formate/nitrite transporter family protein yields MAETQAATEAAAPNQLFPGKQFISTVLEALDTKTRMTGNIAQRYLMRAAMAGMIVAVFYIVNYAIVGTFAELGAAGVGKFLGALAFGPALVFIYYTKSELLTSNMMVVVIGRYYKRITTWRGMRVLFMCFIGNFLGGLVFAVMYRFSTLVGGATGEQAVHSVQAKLAYMDSVSGVGDLFVRAILCNFMINLAMLLIYNGFIHDDWSKIVSMIVAVFVFAFLGFEHSVANTVLFTVVGLTHGIDVLAASGNVAVALLGNFVGGGVLIGAYYAYANDDRWVRSRVRAAVPHS; encoded by the coding sequence ATGGCTGAGACCCAGGCCGCCACGGAGGCGGCAGCGCCCAACCAGTTGTTCCCCGGTAAGCAGTTCATCTCCACCGTCCTGGAGGCACTGGATACCAAGACCCGGATGACGGGCAATATAGCCCAGCGGTACCTCATGCGCGCGGCCATGGCGGGCATGATCGTGGCCGTCTTCTACATTGTCAACTACGCCATTGTCGGGACCTTCGCCGAGCTAGGGGCGGCGGGGGTGGGGAAGTTTCTCGGCGCCCTCGCGTTCGGACCGGCCTTGGTGTTCATCTACTACACCAAGTCCGAGCTCCTGACCTCCAATATGATGGTGGTGGTCATCGGCCGCTACTACAAGCGTATTACCACGTGGCGGGGCATGAGGGTCCTGTTCATGTGCTTTATAGGCAACTTCCTGGGCGGGCTCGTCTTCGCCGTCATGTACCGTTTCTCCACCCTGGTGGGAGGCGCCACCGGGGAGCAGGCCGTCCACTCCGTGCAGGCCAAGCTGGCCTACATGGACTCGGTCTCCGGGGTGGGGGACCTCTTCGTACGGGCCATCCTGTGCAACTTCATGATCAACCTGGCAATGCTCCTCATCTACAACGGGTTCATCCACGACGACTGGTCCAAGATCGTGTCCATGATCGTGGCCGTGTTCGTCTTCGCCTTCCTGGGGTTCGAGCACTCCGTGGCCAACACGGTCCTGTTCACCGTCGTGGGCCTCACCCACGGGATCGACGTCCTGGCCGCGAGCGGGAACGTGGCCGTGGCGCTCCTGGGCAACTTCGTGGGCGGAGGCGTCCTCATTGGCGCCTACTACGCCTACGCCAACGACGACCGCTGGGTCCGCAGCCGGGTCAGGGCCGCCGTACCGCACTCCTGA
- the argH gene encoding argininosuccinate lyase yields the protein MSDTTATPPDAPSCPVGPAPGMSLWGGRFRGGPADALAALSVSTHFDWRLARYDVAGSRAHARALHGAGLLDDSQLEDMLQALDRLEDDVVSGVFAPVPADEDVHTALERGLMERAGADLGGRLRAGRSRNDQIATLIRMYLRDQARHVAGLVLDVVDALTGQAAAAGEAIMPGRTHLQHAQPVLVAHQLLAHAWPLMRDVERLEDFDARAAVSPYGSGALAGSTLGLDPDAVAADLGFSSAVENSIDGTASRDVVAEFSFVLAMTAVDVSRLSEEVIIWNTKEFGFVTLDDSYSTGSSIMPQKKNPDVAELARGKAGRLIGDLTGLLATLKALPLAYDRDLQEDKEPVFDAVDTLAVLLPAVAGMVDTMVLDYGRMAALAPQGFSLATDVAEWLVRRGVPFRQAHEISGACVRVCEERGIELWELSDDDFAAIDARLTPGVREVLSAEGSVAARAGRGGTAPVRVAEQLARATAHAATLRAFARQGSLLDGLGARVPADAGTGRG from the coding sequence ATGAGTGACACCACCGCCACACCGCCCGACGCCCCCTCCTGCCCGGTCGGACCCGCCCCGGGCATGAGCCTGTGGGGAGGGCGTTTTCGCGGCGGCCCAGCCGACGCCCTGGCTGCCCTGAGCGTCTCGACGCACTTCGACTGGCGTCTGGCCCGCTACGACGTCGCCGGCTCACGGGCTCACGCCCGGGCCCTGCACGGTGCCGGGCTGCTGGACGACTCCCAGCTGGAGGACATGCTCCAGGCCCTGGACCGCCTGGAGGACGACGTCGTCTCCGGCGTCTTCGCACCCGTGCCCGCCGACGAGGACGTCCACACCGCCCTGGAGCGGGGCCTCATGGAGCGCGCCGGAGCCGACCTGGGCGGGCGCCTGCGCGCGGGGCGCAGCCGCAACGACCAGATCGCCACCCTCATCCGCATGTACCTGCGTGACCAGGCCCGCCACGTCGCCGGGCTCGTCCTGGACGTGGTCGATGCGCTCACCGGCCAGGCCGCAGCGGCAGGGGAGGCCATTATGCCGGGACGCACCCACCTCCAGCACGCCCAGCCGGTCCTGGTGGCCCACCAGCTGCTCGCCCACGCCTGGCCGCTCATGCGTGACGTGGAGCGCCTGGAGGACTTCGACGCCCGTGCCGCCGTGTCCCCCTACGGCTCCGGCGCCCTGGCCGGCAGCACCCTGGGCCTGGACCCTGACGCCGTCGCCGCCGACCTCGGCTTCTCCTCCGCCGTGGAGAACTCCATCGACGGCACGGCCTCGCGCGATGTGGTCGCGGAGTTCAGCTTCGTCCTGGCCATGACCGCCGTGGACGTCTCGCGCCTGAGCGAGGAGGTCATTATCTGGAACACCAAGGAGTTCGGGTTCGTCACCCTGGACGACTCCTACTCCACCGGCTCCTCCATTATGCCCCAGAAGAAGAACCCGGACGTGGCCGAGCTGGCACGCGGCAAGGCCGGCCGCCTCATTGGGGACCTCACCGGCCTGCTGGCCACCCTCAAGGCCCTGCCCCTGGCCTACGACCGCGACCTGCAGGAGGACAAGGAGCCGGTCTTCGACGCCGTGGACACCCTGGCCGTGCTCCTGCCCGCCGTGGCCGGCATGGTGGACACCATGGTCCTGGACTACGGGCGCATGGCCGCCCTGGCGCCTCAGGGCTTCTCCCTGGCCACCGACGTGGCCGAGTGGCTGGTGCGCCGCGGCGTCCCCTTCCGGCAGGCCCACGAGATCTCCGGTGCCTGCGTGCGAGTCTGCGAGGAGCGCGGCATTGAGCTGTGGGAGCTGAGCGACGACGACTTCGCCGCCATCGATGCCCGCCTGACGCCGGGGGTGCGCGAGGTGCTCTCCGCCGAGGGCTCCGTGGCCGCCCGCGCCGGCCGGGGCGGTACCGCGCCCGTGCGCGTCGCCGAGCAGCTGGCCCGGGCGACTGCCCACGCCGCCACCCTGCGGGCCTTCGCCCGCCAGGGCTCCCTCCTGGACGGCCTCGGGGCGCGGGTGCCAGCTGACGCCGGGACGGGGCGGGGCTAG
- a CDS encoding DNA-3-methyladenine glycosylase has translation MAEVLGRDSLQAAPALLGAVFSATDPDGTVSVRLTEVEAYRGEADPGSHAFRGRTARNASMFEAGGVIYVYFTYGMHHCLNVVTGPAGLSRAVLLRAGEVVAGVDLARRRRPAARNDRDLARGPARLCAALGLDRSEDGTALGGPGSRVSLVLPPGAAPEAARIRTGPRTGVAGPGGDGKAFPWRFWLEGEPTVSPYKPAAPRRRRGRR, from the coding sequence GTGGCCGAGGTGCTGGGGCGCGACAGCCTCCAGGCCGCCCCCGCCCTCCTGGGGGCCGTCTTCTCCGCGACAGACCCGGACGGCACCGTCTCCGTGCGCCTGACCGAGGTGGAGGCCTACCGGGGCGAGGCCGACCCCGGCTCCCACGCCTTCCGGGGCCGTACGGCCCGCAACGCCTCCATGTTCGAGGCCGGGGGCGTCATCTACGTCTACTTCACCTACGGTATGCACCACTGCCTCAATGTCGTCACCGGCCCGGCCGGCCTCTCACGCGCCGTGCTCCTGCGCGCGGGGGAGGTGGTGGCCGGGGTGGATCTGGCCAGGCGACGTCGTCCCGCCGCGAGGAACGACCGCGACCTGGCCCGCGGCCCGGCACGGCTGTGCGCCGCCCTGGGACTGGACCGCTCCGAGGACGGCACCGCCCTGGGCGGGCCCGGCTCGCGCGTCAGCCTCGTGCTGCCGCCGGGTGCGGCCCCCGAGGCGGCGCGCATCCGTACGGGCCCGCGTACCGGGGTGGCTGGCCCCGGGGGTGATGGCAAGGCCTTCCCCTGGCGCTTCTGGCTCGAGGGCGAGCCCACCGTCTCCCCCTATAAGCCCGCCGCGCCCCGGCGCAGGCGGGGGAGACGATGA
- a CDS encoding class I SAM-dependent methyltransferase encodes MTGPAVDPAGPTDYWNHNTAFHQELVRDAGQRGGRALDVGCGEGLLLARLAGVCREAVGIDSDEQSLSRARRRLERMPNAEALPADIMEPDLAERLGTFETVTCVAMLHHLPLDEGLAALGALVAPGGRLIVIGLAAEKSPWDWIISGLSILPIRVMSAWHRETRDVGVVTARARESLGEIRAAASRILPDARVRRRFYYRYSLVWDRPRDAGWMA; translated from the coding sequence ATGACTGGCCCTGCCGTCGATCCCGCGGGACCGACCGACTACTGGAACCACAACACCGCCTTCCACCAAGAGCTCGTCCGGGACGCCGGGCAGCGCGGAGGGCGGGCTCTCGACGTCGGATGCGGCGAGGGGCTCCTGCTCGCGCGCCTGGCAGGCGTGTGCCGGGAAGCCGTCGGGATCGACAGTGACGAGCAGTCGCTCAGCCGGGCGCGACGGCGTCTTGAGCGCATGCCGAACGCCGAGGCGCTTCCCGCCGACATCATGGAGCCGGACCTCGCCGAACGCCTCGGCACCTTCGAGACCGTTACCTGTGTCGCCATGCTCCACCATCTCCCACTTGACGAGGGCCTGGCCGCCCTGGGCGCGCTGGTCGCTCCCGGCGGGCGGCTCATCGTCATCGGTCTGGCCGCCGAGAAGAGCCCATGGGACTGGATCATCTCCGGGTTGAGCATCCTGCCGATCCGGGTGATGAGCGCCTGGCACCGCGAGACCCGCGACGTCGGCGTCGTCACCGCCCGAGCGCGTGAATCGTTGGGGGAGATCCGAGCTGCAGCCTCGCGGATCTTGCCCGACGCCAGGGTGAGGCGGCGCTTCTACTACCGCTACTCCCTCGTATGGGACAGGCCTCGGGATGCGGGATGGATGGCGTGA
- a CDS encoding base excision DNA repair protein, producing the protein MWPAQSGTEYVCGAVLVQNTAWGSVQRALEDLRRAIAFDPARLLALDEADLIDLIRPCGFMRAKARALRAYASWVLSPAGTAAPGLDDAALRQALLALPGFGPETADVVALMAYDRPRFIFDAYGRRLLRQAGYEVGRRYEDARRAHEAAVKAGGFDIVELKDLHGLIILAGQHARAAGGWEAYGPTIGIRA; encoded by the coding sequence ATGTGGCCTGCGCAGTCGGGTACCGAGTACGTCTGCGGTGCCGTCCTGGTGCAGAACACCGCCTGGGGCAGTGTCCAGCGCGCGCTGGAGGACCTGCGGCGGGCCATCGCCTTCGACCCGGCCCGCCTGCTCGCTCTCGATGAGGCCGATCTGATCGATCTCATCCGGCCCTGCGGGTTCATGAGGGCCAAGGCCCGCGCCCTGCGCGCCTACGCCAGCTGGGTCCTCAGCCCGGCGGGGACGGCCGCCCCCGGCCTGGACGACGCCGCCCTGCGCCAGGCGCTGCTGGCGCTGCCCGGATTCGGCCCCGAGACCGCCGACGTCGTCGCCCTCATGGCCTACGACCGCCCCCGCTTCATTTTCGACGCCTACGGGCGCAGGCTGCTGCGCCAGGCCGGCTACGAGGTGGGACGGCGCTACGAGGACGCCCGCCGCGCCCACGAGGCCGCGGTCAAGGCCGGAGGGTTCGACATCGTCGAGCTCAAGGACCTCCACGGGCTCATTATCCTGGCCGGCCAGCACGCCCGCGCCGCGGGCGGCTGGGAGGCCTACGGGCCCACAATCGGTATTAGGGCCTGA